The sequence CGCGCGCGCGGCGGTCATACGGGTCATGAGGACTCCCTGCGGGGCTTCAACGGGGGTGGGGCGAGCCGAGTGCTCGACGTACTGTTTTCCGTAATGCGGAAAGCAAATTCTGTTATGTGAAATGAGGCTAGGTCGCCGACGGATGGGCGTCAAGGCATCGGATGAGGGTGTGCGGTGCCGTCGCTCGCGGAAGGAGCCGGGCAGACCCAGGGGCGCTGGGGGTACCTCCCGGCGAAGCCAGGGGGAGGAACCGCGCGATCAGCCCACGACCGGGCGGAAGGTCCGGGAACCCGCAGGACGGGGCAGTGCGGGGCGGACCGCCTACTCGGGCCCCCGCCGGGTCAGTTGCTCCGCGGCTTCGTTGACCGGCTGGGGCGTCCCCGTCAGGTCGAGGACGTACAGCGGCACGGCGAGCCGGTCGGCCCGCAGCCGCGCATCGTGGGCGTATCCGGCCAGCGAGAAGAACGCGCCGATGGCGTCCTCGTTGACGCAGTTGAGCCACAGGCACTCGACGTCCCGCAGCGGAGTGGGCAGCGTGGTCGGGTCCACCTGGGCGACCAGCCTGTCGCCGCGCAGGTCGATGCCGTTGGCGGTACGGTCCCCGGCCAGCCGTACGTTCCCGAAGCCGAGCCACTTGAGGTAGTGGGCGGCCGCGCTCAGCGCGTCCCGGGCGGTGCGGATCGTGACCGGGCGGAACGGCGGCCGGCGGGTGGTCGGCGGCGGCACCGGACCGGTCGGCTCGGGTGCGCCGTCCTGCGGCGCGGGCACCTTGCCGTCACCGGAGTCGGCGGCGCAGGCCGCGACCGGCAGCCGCACCAGCGCGCCGCAGGCGCAGTCGTACTCCGGCTGCGGCCACTGGTCGGAGCGCCCGCACTCCGGGCAGCGCAGTCGTACCCAGGACTCGTCCCAGGAGTGGTGCAACACCTGTACGGGCCGGCCGCCGGTCAGCACCGGCGGGGCGAGCGGGTTGCCGCAGGCGCACGGAAACGTCGGGGCGGTGTAGCCGTGCTCCCGCCCGCAGGCGGGGCAGCGCACCGGCACGCTCTCAGCCATCGCTCGCAACTCCCGTCCGGCCCCGGCGGTTCGGACCGAGGTGTCGTGCACCCATAGTGCAGGAAGTCGGCGCCGCTGTGACCGTTCCCTCGCACCCGGTAAGCGTACGAGGGAGGTTGCGGGATTCGGGGGTGGCCGCCCGGCGGTGCTCCCGCGGCCGGGCGGCCGTACGGGTACCCCCAGGCGCGACCCTTGTCGGGGCACGCACCGCCGGGCGGGGTTCGGGGTGGCCGGGCGGGCCCTTCGCACCGGCGGTACTCGGCGCGGGCCCGGCTGCCGACCCGGGCTCAGCCCTTGACCGGCAGCCCGGAGAGCCGTTCCACGCCACGCAGCAGCGCCGAGTGGTCCAGGCCGCCGTCGCCCTGCGCGCGCAGCGAGGCCACCAGGTTCGCGACCACCGCGCCGACCGGCAGGGCCGCGCCGACGGTGCGGGCCGCGTCGGTGACGATCCCCATGTCCTTGTGGTGCAGGTCGATCCGGAAGCCGGGGGCGAAGTCGCGGTTGAGGAAGTTGTCCTTCTTGCGGGCGAGCACGGTGGAGCCGGCCAGGCCGCCGCCGAGGACTTCGAGCGCCGCGGACAGGTCCACGCCGGACTTCTCCAGGAAGACCACGGCCTCGGCGCACGCCTGGATGTTGACCGCCACGATGAGCTGGTTGGCGGCCTTCACGGTCTGGCCGGCGCCGTGCGGGCCGCAGTGCACCACGGTCCTGCCCAGCGCCTCCAGCAGCGGCCGGGCCCGGTCGAAGTCGGCCGCCTCGCCGCCGACCATGATGGACAGCACGGCCTCGACCGCGCCCGCCTCGCCACCGGACACCGGCGCGTCGAGCACGCGGATGCCCTTGTCCCCGGCCGCCTTCGCCAGGTCGATCGAGGTCTGCGGGGTGATCGAGGAGGTGTCGATCAGCAGGGCGCCGCGTCGGGCGTGCGCGAGTATGCCGTCCTCGCCGTAGGCGATCGCCTCGACCTGCGGGGAGGCCGGGACCATGGTGACGATGACGTCCGCGTCGCGGACGGCCGCGGCGATCGAGTCGGCGGCGGTGCCGCCGTTGGCGGCCAGCCGGGCCAGCTTCTCGGCTTCCAGGGTGTAGCCGGTCACGTCGTAACCGGCCTTGATCAGGTTCTCCGACATCGGCGAACCCATGATGCCCAGCCCGATCCAGGCGACCTTGGGCAGTGTGGTGCTCATCTTCTTGCCTTCCGTGGGTGCGGGCCGGATGCGGCGCCGGCGCGGCTCAGGGGATGGGGAGGGAGAGGGAGGAGGACGGGGGATGGATACGGGTATGGGGAGGGCGAGTTGAGGGGAGTCGGGGGTGGGGACCCGGTGGTTCGGCGGGTCAGCGGGGGAGCCAGCCGAAGGCAACCGCGGAACCGGCGGGTGAGGGCTTGTACTCCAGGCCGGTCCAGCCGTCGTAGCCCTTCGCGCGCAGGGCGTCGAGGAGGGCGCCGAGCGGGAGGGTGCCGGTGCCGGGCGCGCCGCGGCCGGGGCTGTCGGCGATCTGCACATGGCCGGTGAGCGCGGTGTGCCGCTCGATGACGGCGGGCAGGTCCTCGCCGTTCATGGCGAGGTGGTAGAGGTCGAGCAGGAAGCGGGTGTTGTCCAGGCCCGTCGCCTCGTTGACCTGACGGACGACGTCGACGGCGGCGTCCGCGGAGACCAGCGGGTAGCGCGGGGACTCGGGGGCGTTGAGCGCCTCGATCAGCAGGGTCGCGCCGATCTCGTCCGCGGCGCGGGCGGCGCGCACCAGGTTCTCCAGCGCGAGCGCGTCCTGCGCGGCCGGGTCCACGCCGTCCACGCGGTTGCCGTAGAGCGCGTTGAGCGCGCGGCAGCCCACGGACGCGGCGAACCCGGCGGCGACCTCGACGTTGGCGCGGAAGCGGTCGGACTCCTCGCCGGGTACGGACAGCGCGCCGCGGTCGGGGCCCGGCAACCGCCCGGCGTAGAAGTTGAGGCCGACCAGGCGGGTGCCGGCCGCCTCCAGGGCGGAGCGCAGTTCGTCGAGTGGGACCTTGTCGGGCGCGGGGTCGTCGATCCACGGCCACCACAGTTCGACGGCGTCGAAGCCCGCGGCGGCGGCCGCGGCCGGCCGCTCCAGCAGCGGGAGTTCGGTGAAGAGGATCGAGAGGTTCACATCGAAGCGCGCGTCGGCGAGACCCACGAAGCGGCTCCTTCCAGAAGGTCGAGATTTCACATTGCGGAAGTTAGTTTCTGTCTTGTGGAACAGTGAAGCAGGCTCGGCCGTGGTGTCAAGCGATCCCGGCGTGGGGCGCGGCCACGGGTCGCCGACGCGGGTCGCGTGCGCGGGGTGCGGCCGCGGGTCGCCTCGTGCGGGTGCGGCCGGGTGCCGGCGGCAATCGCCGCGGACTTGTGGTTCTTTTGTCCGTGCCATTGCTTCGGCCGAGTTGTCCGGTGATGTCGGGGCCTCCGATCCTCCGGAAAAAAGATATTCACCTGCTCGTAATACTGTGAGGAATGTCCGTTTGCCCTCCTGTGCTGTCGCGGCATACCGTCCCGGAGTGTCCTGGTTGCGCCGGTTAACGGGCGTTCAGGGACCCTGGACAGATAAACGGAGCTGCCGTATCCTCATCCGAGATCGCCGATAGTCTGGGCCGTATCCGGCCTTTGTCTCTGCTCGGTGCACACTTGCCGGGCCGTCGGTGTCACGGGGCTACGGGGACGGTGAAGTGTGTGTTCCGAGCAGACGCGCGCGCGGCACGAAGAACGACGAACGGCCATGGTCCGATGACCTCCGCCGAGCCGCCGACGGGCGAACGAGGCGGTACGCACACCCGGTTCACCGTTCTCGGCATGCTCACCCTCGCGGACGGCAGGGAATCCGTCGTCCTCCAGCCGTCGCGGCCCGCCGCTCTGCTCGCCGCATTACTTCTGCACGCGAATTCCGTGGTCACCGCTGATTTTCTGCAGCAGGTTATCTGGGGCGCTGACACGCCCGCACAGGCGAAGGCCGCATTACACAGCTGCGTGTTGCGGCTGCGCCGGCTCTTCGGTAAATACGGCGTCGCCGACAACGCCATCGAGGCAGTTCCCGGCGGTTACCGGCTGACCGCGGACGCCGCCGCACTCGACCTCGTGGAGTTCCGCGAACTGCTCGGCCAGGCGTATTCCGCGGCGGAACCGGAAAAGGAGCTCGGGCTGCTGCGCACCGCGCTCGCGCTCTGGCGGCCGCCGCTGCTGTCGAACGTCCACTCCGACCTGCTGCACCGCGACGAGGTCCCGCGGCTGGAGGAGGAGTGGCTGCGCGCCATCGAGCGGGCCTTCGACCTCGAACTCGCCCGCGGCCGCTACCGCGAGGCGGTCGCCGAGATCTGGCCCACCGCCCGCGCCCACCCGCTGCACGAGCGCTTCACCGGGCAGCTGATGGAGGCGCTGTACCGGACCGGCCGCCGCGCGGAGGCGCTCGCCGAGTACCGCAAGGCCAAGGAGCACCTCGCCCAGCAACTCGGCGTGGACCCCGGCCCCGACCTGCAACGGCTCGAACTCGCCATCCTGCGCGGCGCCCACGCCGACGGACCCCGGCCCGCCGCCGCGACGTCGTCGGCCGGTTCCACAAACGGCCCCGACGACGCCCAGGACAGCCAGGACCCCCAGGGCACTCAGGATGCTCAGGGCACTCGGGACGCCCAGGACTCCCTGGACGGCGCCCTCAGCGGTGCCCGCGTGCTCGACCGGCTGGTCGGTGCGGGGCTGCTGGAGGAAGGGCCGCGCGGCCACTACCGGATGCACGACCTGCTGCGCGTCTTCACCCGGGCCGCCGCTGCCGACGGTGTCGGCGCCCGGGCCGCACGCACCCCCCGCGCCAACGGGCGCACCCCCCACCCGTCCCCCCGGCCCGGCGCCGCGGAACTGCACCCCACGGAGGCGTGACCGACATGGTGTCACCGTACGAGGAGATCGCCGCGACCCGGCCGCGCATCCGCCGGGACGTGCTCTACACGCAGACGCCGACCGGAGTCCACTTCCACAACGCACGCGGCGGATTCAGCGTCGTGATGCCGTCGGCCTACCGCTTCGCGTCCCTGATCGTGCCGCACCTGACCGGCGACAACACGGTGGCCGCGCTCTGCGGGGGCCTCGGCGACAAGCAGCGCGACATGGTGGCCCGACTCGTCGGCACGCTCTACGCGCGTGGCTTCGCCAGGGACGCGGTCCCGCCGGCCGCCGACGCGCCGGTGCCCGAAGAGGCCGTGGCGCGGCGGTTCGCCGCGCAGATCGCCTACGTCGACCACTACACCGATGACGCGGCGGCCCGGTTCCTGCGCTTCCGGCACACCCGGGTGGCCGTGGTCGGCGACGACGCGCTCGCCCGCTGGGCGGCGCTGTCGCTGGTCCGCAACGGCTGCGCGCGCGTGGCCGTCACGTCGACGGCCGTCACGTCCGCGGCCACCTCCGCCGTCCCGTCCGCGACCGATTCCGCCGTCGTCCCCTCGGCGTCCGAGGAGGCCGCGGCGCTCCGGGAGGAGGGCTGTGCGGTCGCGCTCGACGTGCTCGAACCCGGCCGCGGGACGGGCGAGTTCGGTTGGGCCGACCTCGACGGGTACGACCTCGTGGTGGTCACCGGTGAGCGCGGCCCGCGGCAGGTAGCCGCGCTGTCCGACGCTGTCCCGGCCGGGAAGAAGGTGCTGCCCGCCTGGATGTTCGGCCGGTCGGCGGTGGTGGGGCCGCTGCTCACCGGCGGGCCTGGTGGGTCGGATGCGCCCGTCGTGGCGTCCGACGGGGCCGGTGGCTCCGCCGAGGCCGCCGCGCCGGCCGGCTGCTGGACCTGCGCGGCGCTGCGGCTCGGCGCCAACGGGGACCCGGCCGACGCCGCCGACCTGTGGAGCGGACTGGCCCCCGGCGGCCCGCGCGACCAGCCCGGCGCGGCCTCCCTGAGCGGTCCGCTCGCCGCCATGCTCGGCAACCTCCTCGGCTACGAGGTCTTCCGGCTCACCACGGGCGCGCTGCCCGCGGAGAGCGAGGGACGGCTGATCGTCCAGGACACCGACTCGCTCGACACCGTCACCGAACCCCTTCTCCCGCACCCGCGCTGCCCGGCCTGCGCCCCGCTCGCGGCACCGCCCGCCACGGTCACCGACCTGGAGCAGCTCGACGCGGCCGGCGACGCCGTACCGGCCGGGGACCTGACCGCCGCGGTGGGGGACGCCGACGCCGGGCAGGCCGCGCTCGCCGAACTCACCGACCGGTCCGCGCTCGTGGGGCCCACCGCGGGCGTCTTCCAGGCGTACGCGGACGAGACCTGGGCGCAGACCCCGCTCAAGGCCGCCACGGTGCGGCTCGGCCTCGGCCACGGAATACGGCGGGAGATCAGCGCGTTCGACGTCCACCACGTGGCCGGGGCGCGGCTGCGCGCGCTGCACCGGGCCGCCGAGGTCTACGCCGAACACGTCGTGCCGCCGGCGGAGCCGCTCACGGGTGCCGCGCTCGACGCGGCCCGGGAGAAGTGGCGGGCGGTGGACCCCACCGGCCTCGCCACCGCGGCCGGGCTCGGGTACGGCGCCGGGGCGGCCACCGCGTGGTGCGCGGCCACCTCGCTCCTCGGCGGCGGCACCGTGCTCGTACCGGCCGCCGCGGTACGCCCGTTCGGCCCGTACAACCGGGACCGGCTGGTCGAGCCGACCTCC comes from Streptomyces sp. NBC_00448 and encodes:
- a CDS encoding 2-hydroxy-3-oxopropionate reductase, which translates into the protein MSTTLPKVAWIGLGIMGSPMSENLIKAGYDVTGYTLEAEKLARLAANGGTAADSIAAAVRDADVIVTMVPASPQVEAIAYGEDGILAHARRGALLIDTSSITPQTSIDLAKAAGDKGIRVLDAPVSGGEAGAVEAVLSIMVGGEAADFDRARPLLEALGRTVVHCGPHGAGQTVKAANQLIVAVNIQACAEAVVFLEKSGVDLSAALEVLGGGLAGSTVLARKKDNFLNRDFAPGFRIDLHHKDMGIVTDAARTVGAALPVGAVVANLVASLRAQGDGGLDHSALLRGVERLSGLPVKG
- a CDS encoding TIM barrel protein, with translation MGLADARFDVNLSILFTELPLLERPAAAAAAGFDAVELWWPWIDDPAPDKVPLDELRSALEAAGTRLVGLNFYAGRLPGPDRGALSVPGEESDRFRANVEVAAGFAASVGCRALNALYGNRVDGVDPAAQDALALENLVRAARAADEIGATLLIEALNAPESPRYPLVSADAAVDVVRQVNEATGLDNTRFLLDLYHLAMNGEDLPAVIERHTALTGHVQIADSPGRGAPGTGTLPLGALLDALRAKGYDGWTGLEYKPSPAGSAVAFGWLPR
- a CDS encoding AfsR/SARP family transcriptional regulator: MTSAEPPTGERGGTHTRFTVLGMLTLADGRESVVLQPSRPAALLAALLLHANSVVTADFLQQVIWGADTPAQAKAALHSCVLRLRRLFGKYGVADNAIEAVPGGYRLTADAAALDLVEFRELLGQAYSAAEPEKELGLLRTALALWRPPLLSNVHSDLLHRDEVPRLEEEWLRAIERAFDLELARGRYREAVAEIWPTARAHPLHERFTGQLMEALYRTGRRAEALAEYRKAKEHLAQQLGVDPGPDLQRLELAILRGAHADGPRPAAATSSAGSTNGPDDAQDSQDPQGTQDAQGTRDAQDSLDGALSGARVLDRLVGAGLLEEGPRGHYRMHDLLRVFTRAAAADGVGARAARTPRANGRTPHPSPRPGAAELHPTEA
- a CDS encoding TOMM precursor leader peptide-binding protein; the protein is MVSPYEEIAATRPRIRRDVLYTQTPTGVHFHNARGGFSVVMPSAYRFASLIVPHLTGDNTVAALCGGLGDKQRDMVARLVGTLYARGFARDAVPPAADAPVPEEAVARRFAAQIAYVDHYTDDAAARFLRFRHTRVAVVGDDALARWAALSLVRNGCARVAVTSTAVTSAATSAVPSATDSAVVPSASEEAAALREEGCAVALDVLEPGRGTGEFGWADLDGYDLVVVTGERGPRQVAALSDAVPAGKKVLPAWMFGRSAVVGPLLTGGPGGSDAPVVASDGAGGSAEAAAPAGCWTCAALRLGANGDPADAADLWSGLAPGGPRDQPGAASLSGPLAAMLGNLLGYEVFRLTTGALPAESEGRLIVQDTDSLDTVTEPLLPHPRCPACAPLAAPPATVTDLEQLDAAGDAVPAGDLTAAVGDADAGQAALAELTDRSALVGPTAGVFQAYADETWAQTPLKAATVRLGLGHGIRREISAFDVHHVAGARLRALHRAAEVYAEHVVPPAEPLTGAALDAAREKWRAVDPTGLATAAGLGYGAGAATAWCAATSLLGGGTVLVPAAAVRPFGPYNRDRLVEPTSAGTGAGRTPAEAAARGVLTALGHAALRAALRGTTEVGAIDTAALAERVGPEDGDDAELTFLLRSAANLGADLDLLDLGAPDARPAPTVLARAGGSWALGTAPRWRDAALEALRDLLGTLQLAAEEAGSGDGAASGAGAGAAGRAGDGDRTASARVDTGDPLMKDLAPATIAATRDPGPVPLTERTDWATLAAWLRAAGQDLLAVPVHAPDLAAGRLHVTRVLLTSPRASDAH